The following DNA comes from Brevinematales bacterium.
TTACGCCTAATGATATTGTAGCAAAATTTATAAGTATGGGAGATGCAAATTTAGAGGTAGAAATACCTGAGAAAGATGTGGGACAAATGAAGATAGGTTTGACAGTGCAGGTTAATTGTGATGCTTTGCCTAATAGAACTTTCTTAGGTAAACTTGCAGAAATTTCACCTATAGTTAAAGAAAAAACAAGAACTGTAGTTGTAAAAATAAGAATTCCTAACACTCAAGGAATGCTTAGGTCAGGAATGTTTGCTCGTGGTGAAATCAAAATACAAGAAATACAAAATGCTATAGCTGTACTAAAGGATAGTGTAATTTCGCTTGGAGGTGAGACAAAACTTCTACCTATACTTAAACCTATACCTGATAAAGAAAAT
Coding sequences within:
- a CDS encoding efflux RND transporter periplasmic adaptor subunit; this encodes IKQRMTTALSEVELAQSNLSKTNLYAPSYGILAEIIIQPGEFITPNDIVAKFISMGDANLEVEIPEKDVGQMKIGLTVQVNCDALPNRTFLGKLAEISPIVKEKTRTVVVKIRIPNTQGMLRSGMFARGEIKIQEIQNAIAVLKDSVISLGGETKLLPILKPIPDKENLGVVELRQITISQEVDKYIIITDGVNEEEYYITETTGELSDGIVVEYTEANQ